The segment GCTCACAAGCATCTTGAGACAGGACCTGCAGGCCCCATAACCTTCGTGGCTCTGGCTTTGTGCAGAGGAAGGGACAGGTGTGCAGTTGGAAACCTGGGCTGGCTGTGACCTTGAACGGGCccgtcacctctctgagcctcaggctgctcagctgtaaaatgggaccgAGGACCTGTGTGTATGCGACAGGTGGGCGCAGATACAAACATGTGCCTGTGGGGGCGTTGGGCAGGGCCTGGCCAGAGGGTTGCCCCTTATGCCCGGGTTTATCCCTGTCCAAACCCACTGAGAACCGGGAACACGTGTGAGGGAAGCAAAGACCGACTCCAAGTCCCAAGGCACAGGGGTGTGAGTGGAGTCATGACCCGTAGACTAGGGACAACCTCCAAAGAAGCATCAGGAGTAAGTAGGCAAATGTCCTCAGCCCCTCGGGCCAGCTGTGGCGGCTGGGAGGGGGCTTGAGCCGGCTTCAGAGGCCCACAGTGTTGGTCGGAGTCTCACCAGTCCCCCTTCCTCCCAGCTTCCCTCGGGACCCCATCCTCCTCTGGCTCCTTTGCGCAGACCCTGTgcacccttccccctcaccctcACTGGCTTCCAGCCAGGTGTTCTCGGCTGGCCCTCCGCCTGCCTTCGGCCCACCTCATGGATACAGCTTCATTCCGCTAACAGGCCCCGAGCAGAGTTAGCGCATTAGCCACGGGCAAAGCCTGAGCTCCCTCCAGAAGGCCTTGGAGCTGCCAGCAGCCCGAGCAAAGGCCCCTGTAATGCAAATGGGGCAAGAGTTGAGGGGTCGGCGGGGAGCAGGGCAGAGGCATTCTTGCCTTGCCTGGCACCTCAGCCAGCTCCCTTCTGTCCTTGGGTGGTCAGTGATGGCAAGCCACACCAGGCCTACACAgcccacagtccctgccctcgagCACCCGAAATTTAGTCAGGGACCTTAAAACACTAGTCACTAAATAGTGCAACCCTCAGCCCGCAGAGATGGGCGTGAGATGCAGCCCCACAAGCCTAGGGGTCAAGATCCTGGCTTAGGTTCTTCTTCACCACTTATCAAGTGATCTCGAGCAAGTTAACacctccgagcctcagttttttcatccgttaaatgggaataaaaaggGCACTGACCTGACATTTGCTGGAAGCATTAAATGACTTGAATATTCACAAAATTCTAGGTGAGACCTTTATTATAGTGTAAGCTACTATCCCACTAGAATAGAATCCCAAGTGGCTAGAACACAggttggcacatggtaggtgctcaataaagacaTGTTGAATGGCCGGATGGACAGATGCATGGATGGATAAgtgagtgggtggatggatgggtggatgggtgagtagatggatggatagataggtaaATAGGTGAGAGGGTGGGTGGATGGCtgggtggatggaaggatggatgaatggatgatggaaggatggatgggtgggtaaaaataggtggatgggtggacagatgggtggatggagCAGAGGGAAGCTCTATATGGCATGAGGAAGACCTAGCAGAGGAGGAGACGTTTGAGCATGGTCCTGAAGGGTGAGGAGCAGTTTGCTAGACAGAGAGGAGCAGTCCAGGAATAGAGAGGGACAGAAGGAAGAAGGGTTTGACACGGttgagaaatggagacacaggGTCCCTGGGTCATGGGAGTGAGGGCCCCACCGTCTCATCCAGTGAGTGCGTCCCAATTCTGCTCTGCACACCAGGGCTGCCCTCCAGGCTGCGGCCTCAGCTCAGGCTCCCAGAGGCCATTGTGTCTCACACTGAAAAGCGTTTATGAACCTGGAGTTATAAAGCAGACCTTTGCCGGCTGCATGAACACCACTTCCCCACTGAGGCTGAAAGATAATTTctctttaattgattttttttaccaCTATGAACAGTAACGTAATATGAGAAAAATCTACACTGCGATTTTTCCATTTGCGAAAACCAAAATTACACCTTGCAGACAATTCCCTCAGAGTGTGGACCCCTCCctccttttatttgtttcctgTCTTTAAATGCGAGAAAacagatacatacatatttcaaaatagctgaaaatttcGTGATTTAGGAAGGGGGCAAAGTATGGAATAATTTCTCACATTACATGGAACACATTACATGGAAGGGCACAGCTGATAGAAAGAGATTCCCGTAAAGCCATGGGAAAGCAGTTCTGTTGACACCTCATTCTCTGTCTATAAGATGCACAAGTGACAAGCAGGACATGTTTTAACACCAGACGATGAAGCGTCCCACTTTGCCCCGTTCGCCAGTGAGGACGCTGGCAGATTCTTTCTGCGGGTTCTAGCGACGCCCCCCCCCGCAACCTTGAGCTCACAGGCCTCGCAGAAACAAGCTTTCCCTTCAGTCCCTGGTTCCGAGCCAGAGAGGGATACGAGATCCCTGTTCCAATGAGAAATGGTGGCTCTAAATCCATCGCATCAACACTGAGCAGCCACTTTCAGCATCAGCCATAAAGACTGGCTTAGCGTGGGATCTTGAAAAAAGAGACTGAAACTGCAGCCCGGCTCCCAGTAAATTAACGTCACGAGGCCCACGGCCACAGTCCGGGACGGCCAAGGCCACGTCTGTCTTGCTCACGGGCAGCATCGTTGCTCCCGCTGAGATTAACGTTAGCCAATGTCATTAGAGGCTGACCTCAGCCCGAGCTATCACCTGTGATGTAAACTTGACATTTGGAAGGGCCACGGGGCACGCACCTTGAGGCCTGACCTCTGCCCCGTGGCCTCGACTGCAGCCACCCCTCAGCGGCAGGTGGGTGGACACCCGACTCGCTCTCACCGCACGTGTCTTGTGCTCCTTGCAGGTGTAGAGGCTGCAAGTCAAGTGTGGCCCGGCTCCCCCAGCCATCCACCATGGTGGTGGCGCACCCCGCCGCCACCGCCACCTCCACGCCCGCGGCcaccgccacggccaccgtcgtgATGACCACGGCCACCATGGACCTGCGGGACTGGCTTTTCCTCTGCTACGGGCTCATCGCCTTCCTGACAGAGGTCATCGACAGCACCACGTGCCCCTCCGTGTGCCGCTGCGACAACGGCTTCATCTACTGCAACGACCGGGGGCTCACCTCCATCCCCGCCGGCATCCCCGACGACGCCACCACCCTCTACCTGCAGAACAACCAGATCAACAACGCCGGCATCCCCCAGGACCTCAAGACCAAGGTCAACGTGCAGGTCATCTACCTGTACGAGAACGACCTGGACGAGTTCCCCGTCAACCTGCCCCGCTCCCTGCGGGAGCTTCACCTGCAGGACAACAACGTGCGCGCCATCGCCCGGGACTCGCTGGCCCGCGTCCCGCTGCTGGAGAGGTTGCACCTGGATGACAACTCCGTGTCCACGGTCAGCATAGAGGAGGGCGCCTTCGCCGACAGCAAGCAGCTCAAGCTGCTCTTCCTGAGCAGGAACCACCTGAGCAGCGTCCCCTCGGGGCTGCCCCGCACGCTGGAGGAGCTGCGGCTGGACGACAACCGTATCTCCACCATCCCACTGCACGCCTTCAAGGGCCTCAGCAGCCTGCGGCGCCTGGTGCTAGACGGCAACCTGCTGGCCAACCAGCGCATCGCCGACGACACCTTCAGCCGCCTGCAGAACCTGACCGAGCTCTCGCTGGTGCGCAACTCGCTGGCTGCCCCGCCCCTCAACCTGCCCAGCGCCCGCCTGCAGAAGCTCTACCTGCAGGACAATGCCATCAGCCACGTGCCCTACAACACGCTGGCCAAGATGCGTGAGCTGGAGCGCCTGGACCTGTCCAACAACAACCTGACCACGCTGCCCCGCGGCCTGTTCGATGACCTGCAGAACCTGGCCCAGCTGCTGCTCCGGAACAACCCCTGGTTCTGCGGCTGTAACCTCCTGTGGCTGCGGGACTGGGTGAAGGCACGGGCGGCCGTGGTCAACGTGCGAGGCCTCATGTGCCAGGGCCCTGAGAAGGTCCGGGGCATGGCCATCAAGGACATCACCAGCGAGATGGACGAGTGTTTCGAGGCGGGGGTGCAGGGCGGAGCGGCCAACGCCGCTGCCAAGACCACGGCCAGTGACCACGCCTCTGCCACCACGCCCCAGGGCTCGCTCTTCACCCTCAAGGCTAAGAGGCCGGGGCTGCGCCTCCCTGACTCCAGCCTCGACTACCCCGTGGCCACGGGCGACGGTGCCAAGACCCTGGTCATCCACGTGAAGCCCCTGACGGCGGACTCCATCCGCATCACGTGGAAGGCCACGCTCCCCGCCTCCTCCTTCCGGCTCAGCTGGCTGCGCCTGGGCCACAGCCCAGCCGTGGGCTCCATCACGGAGACTCTGGTGCAGGGGGACAAGACAGAGTACCTGCTGACGGCCCTGGAGCCCAAGTCCACCTATATCATCTgcatggtcaccatggagacAGGCAACACCTATGTGGCCGACGAGACGCCCGTGTGTGCCAAGGCGGAGACGGCCGACAGCTACGGCCCCACCACCACACTCAACCAGGAGCAGAACGCCGACCCCCTGGCGGGCCTGCCCGTGGCAGGAATCATCAGTGGCGCCGTGGCCCTCATCTTCCTCTTCCTGGTCCTGGGGGCCATCTGCTGGTACGTGCACAGGGCCAGCGAGCTGCTGACCCGGGAGCGGGCCTACAACCGGGGCGACCGGAAAAAGGACGACTATGTGGAGTCGGGGACCAAGAAGGACGACTCCATCCTGGAGATCCGCGGCCCTGGGCTGCAGATGCTGCCCGTGAACCCTTACCACAGCAAAGAGGAGTACGTGGTCCGCACCATCTTCCCCTCCAACGGCAGCAGCCTCTGCAAGGGCGCGCACACCATCGGCTACGGCACCCCGCGGGGCTACCGGGACGGTGGCATGCCCGACGTAGACTACTCCTACACATGATGCCAGCACCCGGCTCCTGCCTCCTCCTGGTGTGGCGCCTGTGTGGCTTTGACCAGCCTGCTGCCATCTGACAGACCAAGGAAAAGAAATTCCACGATGACTTTCCCATCAGAAAGCAGAGTTTGGGGAGGGTTGACAATTTTGTAGAACACAacagggagaaaaataattttttttaaagaatagaaggCAGGAGGGGGATTTGACATTGATGAAGACATAATTTATACCAAATTATGCCAGGTGGGGaggaaaagactaaaaataatatCGCAGGAAGGGTTGGGTTGGGACTTTTACTTTTCCTGAACTGGAAAGATACTACCTGTGCACCGTCTGTGTATGCCTCATGCTCTGTGCAGGGCCGTCACAAAGGAACCATTAGAGAAGCAGCCAACACGCGCAGCCCCCATGCAGCTCTCGCTGCCGGCTGCTCACTGGAGACGACAGGATGGAAGGTTTTCAGGCTCCTCAcaaaggagaggggaagaaaagatGTTTTGCTGTGGAGATATTGTCCTGAAATCTCTTCCCTGGTTCTTTCCATGCCATTTCCCTTACAGATTTGCAGAAATAGCGTGTCTTTCACTGCATTCTTTGAACAACGATGTagttgattaaaaaacaaactttcttTTTCCTATACTGAAGCCCTCCTCAATTCCATGCACCATAGTCCATGGAAGCACCATGGAAGCTGTGGCTTTTCCAGTGCTTGGAGGCGCATCTATCTACCTGTTTTATCTTTATGTCGTGTCTCTATCTACAGATGGGTAGATAGAGCCACGTATACAGTCCTTACAGTACTTCTTGGGTCAGTTCATACAATTTCTTGAGACAACAGAGTCACGAAAATGTTGCTTTCTCCTAGAAATCATTGAGTAAGTAGACAAAGTGTGTTGgggatgggagtggggtgggggataaTGCTGTTCCTAAAGGCAGAGGCATGTCTGTCCTGGCTGGGTGGCTGGGAGACCCTGGGCAAGGGGTGTTTTCAGTTCAGTCAGTCCTATCTCAGGTTGGCCAGAGCTGGGCCAAGCTCCTTTCTGATATAGAGAAGAGCTTTCTTTGACTTCCAGTGTCCTCATCTCTCTCCCCCTACACCCCCACAGATGCAATCACCTCAACAGCTACTTCCTGAGCATTTACTCTGTGCAATGTGCTTCCTCCAGAGACAGGTAATTGGTGCagagactttttttctttcttttttaacatcagcTGATTAGACCTAATGGTTTCCATGGCTGCTTAAACAAAGCCcagaaaaagacatgaaaactCTCAGAAAAACCCTAGGAGACAGCACGCACCCCCCCCCGCAACCCCAGAATGCAGAACACCCCACTGTGCCCACCCTTGGGATGCTGCTCTGAAGAGGGAAGACCAGATCTCTCTAAAAATGCCAGCCTCCAAAAGGGTAGTGACTGGAGCCCTCAGAAGAGTTAaggtttttctcttcctccctctggaaTCAATGTTGCCATCATTTATCAACTGACAGTGCTGTTTGGCGAGCCATGAGATTAAAACGATGATGAAATAATGACAGCAAAtctggaaagaagagaggagTGGTGCCTGGGGTTCTGATATCTCCCCCATTCCAGCACTCGGGGAACTCGGGTCACCATCTGTCAAGGTGCCAGTTGTCCTGCGCCCAGGAAGGGCAATGTCAAAGGAGAGATGCTGTTCCGAGGGCAGGGAGGACAAGAAGGGGTCCAGCTCCAGGCCGTGGTGTTTTCAAAAGGCCTTGACTGCTTTGACAAAAGCCaaagacaggaagagaaagatgaacaGCAGTCACAGGACTGCTGTGACAGGCCCGGGGTCCAGCCATTTGCTGGACCTGAAAAGATGCTGCTAGTCCCTCAGTGAAGAGGCTGGGCTTGAAAGAAATGGACACAACCACCACATGAGCGAGGTGGAGAAGAGGCGCGGCTCTCACTGCCAGGCTGGCTGGATGGTCTCACCAAGGGGGGAACCCCAATCCCCAGCTCCAGGGAAAGGCCGAGGGTCATGGACACATTTCATTCTAGACTCAAGCTTTTTCCCTTTTCCCACCTGAAGCATTTTCTCATACGATGAGGTCAGGAGAGAAATGTTTCCAAGGCTGGGACTGTGTAAAGGTCACATCCGTGTAAAGTTTGCCCTCCCTTTGGCACCCCCCCAGACACAGGCGCATTCCCCGCGGCTCAGGGAAGAGCAGACGGGCCTCGCTAGCAGcatccaggaggagagggtgcACGAGGGTGTGGGGCACTGGCTGGGGGTCAGAAGTTCAAGGTCTCTGCTGGTTCTGAAATGCAGTTTCCTCCCCAAGGCACCACCCCTGTCTTTGGTCAGCGTTCCAGGAAAATCGGTCCCAGCCTCCCCACTTccaacccccaacccctgctGCTAACATGCTTGGTCCCCTGCTCTCACTCTTCATCCTCCTTtctctccgcccccccccccatcccaccccagccAGGCAGGAGGTCAGAGCATCCCCTTAGAGACTAAGAAGGCATCTGGGGAACAGCAGGTGGCCCTATACAGGGAGGGCTACAGGGGAGACCTTGCAGCTCTGAGAGCCTGCCTGTGCCAGCAGCGCCCTCCAGGCCAGGTCTGGGTGATGTACTTTCCTGCCCCGTAGCACAAAGCAGGCCCAGGCCTGCATGGGCCTGAGGACACATCAGTCTCCTGCTCCCGCCTCTTGTACTAATGGGGCTTGGGCCCCACGTCACACCAGGGGGAAACCGGGCCCTGCCTTCCTTGCTGCAGGCATCCTCCTGCTAGGGTAAGTGCTGAAGATAGTGGAGACTCAGCCCAGCCAGGGCCCGGGGGCCCCTCTCTCATCTTTTCTGCCCTCAGCATCCCAACATCTTTCCAGCATCCTTTCTAAGAACAAGCCTCCAAATGTCTGCTGTCTCACGGCCCCCCAAGCCAGGGATGGGGCCTGAAGCCAGGTCCACTCTAAAACCCCATCCCTTCCTGGTCCAGCCCCTCTGAGCCAGCCATGCAACATAATGAGAGAGGATGTTCCAGGGCACccagcctcctccaccccctagaagcacgtgaggacacagggctTGGGCCACCACTTCTGTCTAGAATCTCTCTCCTGTGGGCGGCCAACCTGACCCTTGCAGCCTCTAACTAGCCAGAACAACCTCATTGACCTCAGCGTTGATGAGTGTATTTTGTAGCATTTAAGGCAggtttcaagttaaaaaaaaaaaacaaaaaactcatgaGACTTCTTTGGTTAAGTGGTTTACCCTTTGTGGTAATTAGATGTAGTGATTGAAATCTCTTTTCTATTACATGgcaattttcctttaaatttcccctgaaaaaaaaaaaaaggaaagaaggcagcAGGGCCAGGCGAGTCATTTGCATTTTGCGAATGAGGCCTCTTGTAAGCTCAGCTCAGGCGTGGGGCCCAACGTATGGAATGCTTAAGAGATTACTAAgaataaaatctattaattaGTCATACTCAATTCCGCAAACATGATGTGCATCAAaagcttcttttcttcccttttctccttccctcttcctgcgGCCTCCCACAGAAGCCTCCATCTTCTCTAAACTGGCTCCTGCTTCCTGGACCACCTCCCATTAACATGGCGGCTGCGTGGCTGACTAGGGGGCCTCTGGGGTTTGGGGGTAGGAACTGGGGCACCGGCTCCTTCCCGCTCTGGGTGACGCTGGCAGGGGACGTGACAGTGGCTGGGAGACCCAGGCTTCCCCACCCGAAGTCCGAAGCTTATGCCTGCCTGTGCCTCTTTCTTCCTCAATGGGCACCGGgcatcctcccccctcccctaggggtccagggaagcccaccagcccCAGCAAGGAGTAGAGTAAGAAAGGTCAGGGAGAGCTTCCAGGGAGACGCAGGGAAAGCAGGTTTTGCGAATCCAcagcctctgcctctgtttcccctTCTGTAATGTAGGGGTGGGCTGAGGCCGGGTCTAGCTTCACCCAGAAAAGATGGGGGCTCCAGAAGTCAAATGGGGGCTCCCCCACCATCTGCTGACTCTGGAAGGTTCTGGTTGGCCCAAGGCAGGTGACAGAGGCCCAGGCCAGGTGAGGGATCCTGGGGGTCTGAGGGGGCTGACTGGGCAACATGCCAGGACTGCCTCTGAGCCTCCCTCCTTCACCCCCTCAGAGCTGCGGAGCAAGGGGAGGACATCGCCGCCCCCCTCCAATGGCAGCTCAGGTCCCAAAGCCAACCCACTCCAGAAATCTGCTTCCTGCCGAATGTGCCAGGGAGGACGGGGCTTCGGAGCCTCGCACTTATGAAAAATACAACAAGGAAAATTGGATGCGGCAGACAGGGGGCAATGGAGCTGGAAAGGCAACCAGGAGGGAGCTGGGGCATTTTCTGGAAGGAGGGGCCTCGGGGCGCACGGCGGCCTGAGCCCCAAGGGCCAGACCACACTCTCAGGGCCAGGGCTCAGGCGGGGTCAGCTGGGGGTGTCCCCTACGCCCATGTCCCCCATCACTCAGCTCAGTGCAGGTGACAGGCAGCGGATGCCTGGCTCTGGATCTGTGCCAGAGTGAATGCTAACAAGCAATTCACAGCCCTGCACAGGCCTTCTAGAATGCAGACAGAGGAGGCATCTTTTTTCTTAAGGAGGGATAAAAAGGctcaaaaatgaaaatcattacCGTTTACAAGCAAGCAAGTCTGCTAAATTGATTAGGAGAGATTAAACTCCTTGGAGGTGAAGGGAAAGGGGGATTTTTCGCATTTTTTGAACCTGCCCCCAGTGGCCAAAGGCAAAGCAGGGATTTTTCTGGGCCTGGCTGGTGGGGAGCTGGGGTCTCTGAAGGCTGACACCACGCGTGCCCCAGCGCTGGCTCCGGATATGCTGGTTGGACAGAGCCTGGGTTCGAGCTCGAGCTCGGGGTGGGGCGGGCGGGGAAGCAGTCCTGCCTCCATCGAGTGCCGAGTGCCGTGCCGTGCGCAGCCCCTGGGACAAGGTGGGGGGGTTACATGGCCCACACAGGTCACTCAGAAGCTGCCCTGGCCCCCAGGCAGAgactctgcccctgccctccagATTCCATCTGCCTTCGGGGTGAAAAGCTAGGGGAGTGGCCGGGCTAGTCCCTTCGCAAGTAGGACTCTAAAGCCACGAGTCCTGCTTCCTTTCTGTTCCAGGGTGCGTCTGTCTGATCCATTCCCTGCAGCCAGTGAAATGGAAATGGGGCCAACGGTAAAGGGAAAACTGAAGTCAGGGAAGAGAAATCTGGCCCAGCCCAAAGAATCAGGCAGTGAGCTCTTTGTCACTGGCCGCATTCAAGCACTTGATGGGGAGGTGGCAGATATTTTCCTGCCTAAGCCAACAACgcctggttctttgaggagaagACCCTGGTTCCCACTCTCACTTTACCATCCCCGAGGACCCTTTAAGGAAGATACCGAGAGACTGCTCAAAACGACCAGTGTCCCCTGAAAGAGCAGGTCAGGGCCATCTCACAGCCAGGCCACCCAGCCCCTTCAAAGAGTCGCTTTTGCCACCAGACAGCCTGCAAGGTCCGCATCCTCGGTGTCTAAGAGGCACCGGGAGAGGAAGTTCAGACACGCGCCGCTCCATCTAGGAGTCTGGACAGGCAGGGAGCACAGAGGGTGACCCACCACCTGCGCTGGCTCCCTTGGGGCCGCTAGGGGGCCACCTCGCAGGCACTGCTGCTCCCGGTCCCAGGCTGCCTCCTGGCCATCCTCAGTGCCAGGACCCGCGCCCCACCGCGCTCCCACCACCATCCCACGGGCCGTTCTCCCGACAGCATGCTTACAGCTGCCGGCTCAATGCACCCGCCCCAGCCAGGGTGACGGCGGCCTGGGGCACTTTTCACTTTACATTTTTAAGCATTTAccatttcttttgaaatgttCCAAGTAGTTGCCTGAAATATCCACATTTGCTTCTTTAAAAACACTCAAGAAGATTCCCGTGGCTCTTGATTCTCCCTCCCtttacttcctccctccctttgcaTTTTTAACACACTGTTTTTCTCTAGTTTCGGAAATTCTATTATCACTGGGGTCAGGCCCATTTTTCTCACATTAATATGATTTCCAGGATTGCCCAagaccccaccccaccttccaTGCTGCAGGGGCAAAGCCCACCTTTCCCCACGTCTCCCCTGGGCACATCATGCCCGGGGCAGATCTTCAGCCGGTGGGTGGGCAGCTGCTGCCTTGCTCCCCGCTGGAGAGGCCGGCAGGCCAGGGGTTTTTTGAGACCACTGTCACTGCCCCTCCCACCTGTGCTGCGAGGGCAGTGTGGGCATACTGAGGGCACAGGGGGTCCTGTGGGGGGCTGACCCGGCCCCCACTTCCTGGCAAAGCCAGTCCCTGAGGCACTGTGGCCATCGGAGCCACCACGGTGTCATGGCCCCTGTCCTTCCCACTCCCACCCACGCCACCCCCCACCTGAAGGCCCAAAAGTCCAAGCCCGAGAGTCCTTGCAGGAACGTCTTTGCTGTCACCACCCCTAAATCTCTTTTACAGCAGTCAGGGTTGACGGCCGCTTGGGCAAGATGCCAGGTCCCTGTGCTCCTCCGCGCTGGGTCACCGAGGCCCAGCACAGCGCGGGGCACACAGGGGTGTCActcatctcttcctccctcctctctcgtCCCTGGGGCGCAGTGCAAAGGGCCCAGGCGGGTGTGTTGGCAGCGGCCTTCCTCTCATCCTGCACCCACCCTGCTGGCAGTCTGGCCCCAGGAAGGGCTCCTTCTCCCTGAAGCATCTCACTCCACCCTCCCTCGGACCCGCGATCACCAGCTGTGAGCCTGATGGGGAAATCCAGCCACTTGGCGAGATCTGGCCACCAGCCAGGGTGACCCGGTTCCCCCTCTCCGAGCCAAGCCTCAGGTGGGTGACGAGGGGGGCAGAGAACTGggtgccccaccccccccaccccccgtgtcTGACGCTTCTGTTGAGAGTCCCCGCACCCGAGTCGCCCACCTGGAGGAACTAACCAGGCTTTCGCCTCAAGACGGAGGAAAACAAATGCAACAGGAGCCAAACATCAAAGCCACAGCAGACACGGGACTGCCACTTGCTCATCTCCCAGGAGCCAATGTCCAGGGCGCCTCTCACCTGCCCTGTGCAAAGGACATGCTTGCAGAGGGGTTCCCAGAAACCACCCACCTCTGGCTGGTCCCGTTTTCAAAAGGTTCTGCGTACCCAGGAGGAAGACACACACAAAACTCGGAAACGGGCTTAGATATTTTTACCCGACCCAGAACACCACCTGCCTGCATGCCAGCGGCCTCAGCTGAGATGCCCACCTGGCATCCAGCTCCTGAAGAGACGCCGAGAGCCGTGGGGAGGACAGAAGGACCCAGTGTTTATAGAGGTTTGCCATCTGAGAGGGAGAGGAGCGGGGACATGGGGTTGAAGGTTGGGGACAGCTGCAGGGCTGCAAGCCAGAGAGACAGTGCAGTTGTGCGACTCTGCTGGCTGGAGCGGACGCCCCCCTAATTA is part of the Kogia breviceps isolate mKogBre1 chromosome 7, mKogBre1 haplotype 1, whole genome shotgun sequence genome and harbors:
- the FLRT1 gene encoding leucine-rich repeat transmembrane protein FLRT1 isoform X2, which produces MVVAHPAATATSTPAATATATVVMTTATMDLRDWLFLCYGLIAFLTEVIDSTTCPSVCRCDNGFIYCNDRGLTSIPAGIPDDATTLYLQNNQINNAGIPQDLKTKVNVQVIYLYENDLDEFPVNLPRSLRELHLQDNNVRAIARDSLARVPLLERLHLDDNSVSTVSIEEGAFADSKQLKLLFLSRNHLSSVPSGLPRTLEELRLDDNRISTIPLHAFKGLSSLRRLVLDGNLLANQRIADDTFSRLQNLTELSLVRNSLAAPPLNLPSARLQKLYLQDNAISHVPYNTLAKMRELERLDLSNNNLTTLPRGLFDDLQNLAQLLLRNNPWFCGCNLLWLRDWVKARAAVVNVRGLMCQGPEKVRGMAIKDITSEMDECFEAGVQGGAANAAAKTTASDHASATTPQGSLFTLKAKRPGLRLPDSSLDYPVATGDGAKTLVIHVKPLTADSIRITWKATLPASSFRLSWLRLGHSPAVGSITETLVQGDKTEYLLTALEPKSTYIICMVTMETGNTYVADETPVCAKAETADSYGPTTTLNQEQNADPLAGLPVAGIISGAVALIFLFLVLGAICWYVHRASELLTRERAYNRGDRKKDDYVESGTKKDDSILEIRGPGLQMLPVNPYHSKEEYVVRTIFPSNGSSLCKGAHTIGYGTPRGYRDGGMPDVDYSYT
- the FLRT1 gene encoding leucine-rich repeat transmembrane protein FLRT1 isoform X1 gives rise to the protein MPSPIQRARACAGPGVLQLPSCPHSDSPRRPPQRTVGLWQPQLDGIWERQRGRVPGGWASPTGRHLHPVGRCRGCKSSVARLPQPSTMVVAHPAATATSTPAATATATVVMTTATMDLRDWLFLCYGLIAFLTEVIDSTTCPSVCRCDNGFIYCNDRGLTSIPAGIPDDATTLYLQNNQINNAGIPQDLKTKVNVQVIYLYENDLDEFPVNLPRSLRELHLQDNNVRAIARDSLARVPLLERLHLDDNSVSTVSIEEGAFADSKQLKLLFLSRNHLSSVPSGLPRTLEELRLDDNRISTIPLHAFKGLSSLRRLVLDGNLLANQRIADDTFSRLQNLTELSLVRNSLAAPPLNLPSARLQKLYLQDNAISHVPYNTLAKMRELERLDLSNNNLTTLPRGLFDDLQNLAQLLLRNNPWFCGCNLLWLRDWVKARAAVVNVRGLMCQGPEKVRGMAIKDITSEMDECFEAGVQGGAANAAAKTTASDHASATTPQGSLFTLKAKRPGLRLPDSSLDYPVATGDGAKTLVIHVKPLTADSIRITWKATLPASSFRLSWLRLGHSPAVGSITETLVQGDKTEYLLTALEPKSTYIICMVTMETGNTYVADETPVCAKAETADSYGPTTTLNQEQNADPLAGLPVAGIISGAVALIFLFLVLGAICWYVHRASELLTRERAYNRGDRKKDDYVESGTKKDDSILEIRGPGLQMLPVNPYHSKEEYVVRTIFPSNGSSLCKGAHTIGYGTPRGYRDGGMPDVDYSYT